In a single window of the Deinococcus aerolatus genome:
- a CDS encoding ribonuclease domain-containing protein codes for MNVRALLLTLLLAVFLAACDLPAGDRNTAQTPSSAQQTQTSSHDPESGLRWISAGELPREGTQVLQTIERGGPFRYSRDGVTFGNRERLLPRQAGSYYREYTVPTPGERDRGARRIVCGGQPVTRTAECYYTADHYSSFRRIRP; via the coding sequence GTGAACGTGCGCGCCCTTCTCCTGACTCTCTTACTGGCCGTGTTTCTGGCCGCCTGCGATCTGCCCGCCGGGGACCGGAACACGGCGCAGACGCCGTCTTCGGCCCAGCAAACCCAGACCTCCAGCCATGACCCAGAGAGTGGCCTGCGCTGGATCAGTGCCGGTGAGCTGCCGCGCGAGGGCACGCAGGTTCTGCAGACCATCGAGCGCGGCGGCCCGTTCCGCTACAGCCGCGACGGCGTGACTTTCGGCAACCGCGAGCGCCTGCTGCCCCGGCAGGCAGGGAGTTATTACCGCGAGTACACCGTGCCCACTCCCGGCGAGCGGGACCGCGGCGCGCGGCGCATCGTGTGCGGGGGTCAGCCGGTCACGCGCACAGCCGAGTGCTACTACACCGCCGACCATTACAGCAGTTTCAGGAGGATCCGTCCGTGA
- the hemB gene encoding porphobilinogen synthase, with protein sequence MPERPRRLRRTPALRALTREVSLSPAHFIYPIFVHERPDESPIASMPGVSRHSIDGATAQAREALRLGVPSVILFGIPDHKDAHGSGAYAEGGIIQRATRAIKAAVPEITVMADTCLCEYTDHGHCGPLCEVPGQSGAEAWTVDNDRSLELLSLTAVSQAHAGADVVAPSAMMDGQVGAIRAALDAAGFSDIPIMSYAVKYASAYYGPFRDAAGSTPSVGNRATYQMDPAGGHREALREARLDAEQGADTLMVKPALAYLDVVRLLRDHFDLPLVAYNVSGEYSLVKAAAQLGFMDERRTVLENLTAMRRAGADAIITYHALDAARWLREDVVQEDALRPVTPMPVIAGQDAAPENGP encoded by the coding sequence ATGCCAGAACGTCCCCGGCGACTGCGCCGCACCCCCGCCCTGCGCGCCCTGACCCGCGAAGTCAGCCTCAGCCCGGCGCACTTCATCTATCCGATCTTCGTCCACGAACGGCCGGACGAGTCTCCCATCGCGTCCATGCCCGGCGTCAGCCGACACAGTATCGATGGCGCGACTGCACAGGCGCGTGAGGCCCTGCGGCTGGGGGTGCCCAGCGTTATCCTCTTCGGCATTCCGGACCACAAGGACGCGCACGGCAGCGGCGCGTATGCCGAAGGCGGCATCATCCAGCGGGCCACCCGGGCCATTAAGGCGGCGGTGCCGGAGATCACGGTCATGGCCGACACCTGCCTGTGTGAGTACACCGATCACGGCCATTGCGGCCCGCTGTGCGAGGTGCCGGGCCAGAGCGGGGCCGAAGCCTGGACGGTGGACAATGACCGCAGCCTGGAACTGCTCTCACTCACCGCCGTGTCGCAGGCCCACGCCGGGGCCGACGTGGTCGCGCCCAGCGCCATGATGGACGGGCAGGTGGGGGCCATCCGCGCCGCCCTGGACGCGGCGGGCTTCAGCGACATCCCGATCATGAGCTACGCGGTCAAGTACGCCAGCGCGTATTACGGTCCCTTCCGGGACGCGGCGGGGTCCACCCCCAGCGTGGGCAACCGTGCCACCTACCAGATGGACCCGGCGGGCGGCCACCGCGAGGCGCTGCGCGAGGCCCGGCTGGACGCCGAGCAGGGCGCGGATACGTTGATGGTCAAGCCCGCCCTGGCGTATCTGGACGTGGTGAGGCTGCTGCGCGATCACTTTGATCTGCCGCTGGTGGCCTACAACGTCAGCGGGGAATACTCGCTGGTCAAGGCCGCCGCGCAGTTGGGCTTCATGGACGAGCGGCGCACCGTGCTGGAAAACCTGACCGCCATGCGCCGGGCCGGGGCCGACGCGATCATCACCTACCACGCGCTGGACGCTGCCCGCTGGCTGCGCGAGGACGTGGTGCAGGAAGATGCCCTGCGGCCCGTGACGCCCATGCCTGTCATAGCTGGGCAAGACGCGGCGCCGGAGAATGGGCCGTGA
- a CDS encoding heme-dependent oxidative N-demethylase subunit alpha family protein: MPAPTVYRPFLNGMYTVSAGLFRLGAASTGQAIPWRENGAPESHTFALDDHYERFVVSKWAAHRRALHEYAGEANLSPDLRAAALNFTARTLAAESDGAMTWDGQTFGNRLLGWEARLDPRHGGLTSLRRFDAPLAGLRSDLEPRGALDFLGLNAPEDLAIIAREPQTGRDWLAATHVLSPERWDPRDKLGRDFVAVHVPVAGSGPMNATAPRLVEAVIGRGPFVRFAWGITGDGRLDHHPAAPGGERLASFDPDRTFVRVERQTLTGFPAAHGALFTIRPYVYPLHVAVRVPAHAQALAAALRTMTPDQQIYKGLRAILPELLIWLDRRAP; the protein is encoded by the coding sequence ATGCCCGCGCCCACCGTCTACCGCCCCTTTCTGAACGGCATGTATACCGTTTCGGCCGGACTGTTCCGGCTGGGAGCCGCTTCGACAGGTCAGGCGATTCCCTGGCGCGAGAACGGCGCGCCAGAATCGCACACCTTTGCGCTGGACGACCATTACGAGCGTTTTGTGGTTAGCAAGTGGGCGGCCCACCGCCGGGCGCTGCACGAGTACGCGGGCGAGGCGAACCTGTCGCCGGACCTGCGCGCGGCGGCGCTGAACTTCACGGCCCGCACGCTGGCTGCCGAGAGTGACGGGGCGATGACCTGGGACGGGCAGACCTTCGGCAACCGGCTGCTGGGCTGGGAGGCGCGGCTGGACCCCCGCCACGGCGGACTGACGAGCCTGCGCCGGTTCGACGCGCCGCTGGCCGGGTTGAGATCGGACCTCGAACCGCGGGGCGCCCTGGACTTTCTGGGCCTGAACGCTCCCGAGGATCTGGCGATCATCGCGCGTGAGCCGCAGACCGGGCGTGACTGGCTGGCGGCCACGCATGTGCTGTCGCCGGAGCGCTGGGACCCCCGCGACAAGCTGGGGCGGGACTTCGTGGCGGTGCATGTCCCGGTGGCAGGCAGCGGCCCCATGAACGCCACCGCGCCCCGGCTGGTGGAGGCAGTGATCGGGCGCGGGCCTTTCGTCCGCTTTGCCTGGGGCATTACGGGGGATGGCCGGCTGGACCACCATCCCGCCGCGCCAGGCGGGGAGAGGCTGGCGAGCTTCGATCCGGACCGCACGTTTGTGCGGGTGGAACGCCAGACCCTGACCGGGTTCCCGGCGGCGCACGGCGCCCTGTTCACCATCCGCCCGTACGTGTACCCACTGCATGTGGCGGTTCGGGTGCCTGCACACGCCCAGGCACTGGCGGCAGCGCTGCGGACCATGACGCCGGACCAGCAGATCTACAAGGGTTTGCGGGCCATTTTGCCCGAACTCCTCATCTGGCTGGACCGGCGGGCACCCTAG
- a CDS encoding succinate dehydrogenase hydrophobic membrane anchor subunit, with protein sequence MIRARTFVDAKTQSHSNAELNWWIFMRISGLILMFLVLGHIYMTFIQVSESDATFTAVVGKLANPAWKFYDWLILALALMHGTNGARYSIEDYIRSRPNRAWVKGVFYTVVGMVFTFGTIGLFSI encoded by the coding sequence ATGATCCGCGCAAGAACGTTTGTCGACGCCAAGACGCAGTCCCACAGCAACGCCGAGCTGAACTGGTGGATCTTCATGCGCATCAGCGGGCTGATCCTGATGTTTCTGGTGCTGGGCCACATCTACATGACCTTTATTCAGGTGTCCGAGTCCGACGCCACCTTCACAGCAGTGGTGGGCAAGCTGGCGAACCCGGCCTGGAAATTCTACGACTGGCTGATTCTGGCGCTGGCACTGATGCACGGCACCAACGGGGCGCGGTACTCCATCGAGGATTACATCCGTAGCCGGCCCAACCGGGCCTGGGTCAAGGGCGTGTTCTACACCGTGGTGGGCATGGTTTTCACCTTCGGCACCATCGGCCTGTTCTCGATTTAA
- a CDS encoding cyclin-dependent kinase inhibitor 3 family protein produces the protein MSQTSHTSAPTPDSPIRVDWIPTGLWPGRLGLTFAPGKKGRSVIQKGVMHDRDVYSDMQTLAADGVNVLAPLIEDFEFDMLGMDGYHAAADLSNLEIKAFAIPDQHAPGKRADFAAFIDELMTDLLDGRGVVVHCRGGLGRAGLAAACLLVQGGMAAETAIELVRQTRDRKAIETREQEQFVHEFANALPVSTQA, from the coding sequence GTGAGCCAGACTTCCCACACCAGCGCCCCGACGCCTGACAGCCCGATTCGCGTGGACTGGATTCCCACCGGCCTGTGGCCCGGACGCCTGGGCCTGACCTTCGCGCCGGGGAAGAAGGGCCGCAGCGTGATCCAGAAGGGGGTCATGCATGACCGCGACGTGTACAGCGACATGCAGACCCTGGCGGCGGACGGCGTGAACGTGCTGGCCCCGCTGATCGAGGACTTCGAGTTCGACATGCTGGGCATGGACGGCTACCACGCCGCCGCCGATCTGAGCAACCTGGAGATCAAGGCCTTCGCCATTCCGGATCAGCATGCCCCGGGCAAACGCGCCGATTTCGCGGCTTTCATCGACGAACTGATGACCGATCTGCTGGACGGGCGCGGCGTGGTGGTTCACTGTCGGGGCGGGCTGGGCCGCGCGGGACTGGCCGCCGCCTGCCTGCTGGTCCAGGGAGGCATGGCCGCCGAGACAGCCATTGAACTGGTCCGCCAGACCCGTGACCGCAAGGCCATCGAGACGCGGGAGCAGGAGCAGTTCGTCCACGAATTTGCCAACGCCCTGCCGGTCTCAACCCAGGCCTGA
- the sdhA gene encoding succinate dehydrogenase flavoprotein subunit: MQHRYDVLVIGAGGAGLMAALYAAKGNVSVACISKLYPTRSHTGAAQGGIGAALGNVAEDHWEWHMFDTVKGGDYLADQDAAEVFSKDIIDAVYELEHMGLPFSRTPDGKIAQRKFGGHTREFGKAAVERSCYAKDRTGHMILQTLYQQNVKEGTMFFNEFHVTDLLIEDGRCRGVVAYELATGEIHTFHAKAVILAAGGYGRIFKITSNALTLTGDLMSIYYRKGLPLEDMEFYQFHPTGLAKLGILVTEGIRGEGGILRNVDGERFMERYAPTIKDLAPRDIVSRSIISEIREGRGVGRDGDAVNIDLTHLPREVIEGKLAEITDLARTYLGMDPVKDLVPVQPTAHYAMGGIPTDLNGLCLSDGNGGSIEGLYAAGEQACVSLHGANRLGTNSLGDLVVFGRRAGIYAAQYARQVEFPDLPDDPQRETKDMFDGLKNGSGKENPALIRKEMQESMMNNVGIFRNGPDMEKQVEILKELKARYQNVNVGDPSLRYNSELIEVMELGFMLDCAEAMTASALNRTESRGAHDRADYSTRDDVNWLKHTMAYKDLDNPGNVLMGYKDVALKGFTRAFEPKARVY; encoded by the coding sequence ATGCAACATCGTTATGACGTACTGGTAATTGGCGCAGGCGGCGCGGGACTGATGGCCGCCCTATATGCCGCCAAAGGCAATGTGTCGGTGGCGTGTATCTCCAAGCTGTACCCCACCCGCTCGCACACCGGGGCGGCGCAGGGCGGTATCGGCGCCGCGCTGGGCAATGTCGCCGAGGACCACTGGGAATGGCACATGTTCGACACCGTCAAGGGCGGCGACTACCTGGCCGACCAGGACGCTGCCGAGGTGTTCTCCAAGGACATCATCGACGCGGTGTACGAGCTCGAGCACATGGGCCTGCCGTTCTCGCGCACGCCCGACGGCAAGATCGCCCAGCGCAAGTTCGGCGGCCACACCCGCGAGTTCGGCAAGGCGGCCGTAGAGCGCAGCTGCTACGCCAAGGACCGTACCGGCCACATGATCCTTCAGACGCTGTACCAGCAGAACGTCAAGGAAGGCACCATGTTCTTCAACGAGTTCCACGTCACCGACCTGCTCATCGAGGACGGACGCTGCCGGGGCGTGGTGGCCTACGAACTCGCCACCGGCGAGATCCACACCTTCCATGCCAAGGCCGTGATCCTGGCGGCGGGCGGCTACGGACGGATCTTCAAGATCACCAGCAACGCCCTGACGCTGACCGGCGACCTGATGAGCATCTACTACCGCAAGGGCCTGCCGCTCGAGGACATGGAGTTCTACCAGTTCCACCCCACCGGTCTGGCCAAGCTGGGCATTCTGGTCACGGAGGGCATCCGCGGCGAGGGCGGCATTCTGCGCAACGTCGACGGCGAACGCTTTATGGAGCGCTACGCGCCCACCATCAAGGACCTCGCGCCGCGCGACATCGTCTCGCGCAGCATCATTAGCGAGATCCGCGAGGGCCGGGGCGTGGGCCGCGACGGCGACGCCGTCAACATCGACCTGACCCACCTGCCGCGCGAGGTCATCGAAGGCAAACTGGCCGAGATCACCGACCTGGCACGCACCTACCTGGGTATGGATCCGGTCAAGGATCTGGTTCCCGTGCAGCCCACCGCCCACTACGCGATGGGCGGCATTCCCACCGACCTCAATGGGCTGTGTCTGTCCGATGGGAACGGGGGCAGCATTGAGGGTCTGTACGCGGCGGGCGAGCAGGCCTGCGTGTCCCTTCACGGCGCCAACCGCCTGGGCACCAACAGCCTGGGCGATCTGGTGGTCTTTGGCCGCCGTGCCGGTATCTACGCCGCGCAGTACGCTCGCCAGGTGGAATTCCCGGATCTGCCCGACGATCCGCAGCGCGAGACCAAGGACATGTTCGACGGCCTGAAAAATGGCAGCGGCAAGGAAAATCCCGCATTGATCCGCAAGGAGATGCAGGAGTCGATGATGAACAATGTCGGCATCTTCCGCAACGGCCCGGACATGGAAAAGCAGGTCGAGATCCTCAAGGAACTCAAGGCGCGCTATCAGAACGTGAACGTGGGCGACCCCAGCCTGCGCTATAACTCCGAGCTGATCGAGGTCATGGAACTCGGGTTCATGCTGGACTGCGCCGAGGCCATGACCGCCAGCGCCCTGAACCGCACCGAATCGCGCGGGGCGCATGACCGCGCCGACTACAGCACCCGTGACGACGTCAACTGGCTCAAGCACACCATGGCCTACAAGGATCTGGACAATCCCGGCAACGTCCTGATGGGCTACAAGGACGTGGCCCTGAAGGGATTCACCCGCGCCTTCGAGCCGAAAGCCCGCGTGTACTGA
- the sdhC gene encoding succinate dehydrogenase, cytochrome b556 subunit has translation MYKGREGQWAFLLHRLSGIAILAYLLIHVFSIGSFIFGERFYMSIHEIYDIAFFRVGLVFITAAVVYHAFNGLRIIVMDFTGAGVAYQRQMWYAVMVLTVISGLYAAWTLWPRLIGGY, from the coding sequence ATGTACAAGGGAAGAGAGGGGCAATGGGCATTTCTGCTGCACCGCCTGTCGGGCATAGCGATTCTGGCCTACCTGCTGATTCACGTGTTCAGCATCGGCTCGTTCATCTTCGGCGAGCGGTTCTACATGAGCATCCACGAGATCTACGACATCGCATTCTTCCGCGTCGGACTGGTTTTCATCACAGCGGCTGTGGTGTATCACGCCTTTAACGGGCTACGCATCATCGTGATGGACTTTACCGGGGCGGGCGTGGCCTACCAGCGCCAGATGTGGTACGCCGTGATGGTCCTGACCGTGATCAGCGGTCTGTACGCAGCGTGGACGCTGTGGCCGCGCCTGATCGGAGGCTACTAG
- a CDS encoding succinate dehydrogenase iron-sulfur subunit, which produces MTQMQHETSTAPAAAKQALPMLHVKVKILRFDPEKDRKAHWETYAIEAQAGDRVLDVINEVKWYHDPSLTFRRSCMHGICGSDAMLINGRNRLACKTLVRDVAKDGGTITVEPIRGLKVEKDLLVDMEPFFDSYKAIMPYFINESPAPAAERIQSEEEAERMAHSSNCILCAACTTSCPIFWVNGSYLGPAAIVQAHRFIFDSRDEATHQRLNIMNQNTGVWRCRTAYNCTEACPRDIPITQLIEEVKRAVMYQQA; this is translated from the coding sequence ATGACCCAAATGCAGCACGAAACCAGCACCGCGCCAGCCGCCGCCAAACAGGCGCTGCCGATGCTTCATGTCAAAGTCAAGATTCTGCGCTTCGATCCCGAAAAGGATCGCAAGGCGCACTGGGAAACCTACGCCATTGAGGCCCAGGCCGGGGACCGCGTCCTGGACGTGATCAACGAGGTCAAGTGGTACCACGACCCCAGCCTGACCTTCCGGCGCTCGTGCATGCACGGCATCTGCGGCAGCGACGCCATGCTGATCAACGGCCGCAACCGGCTGGCCTGCAAGACGTTGGTGCGCGACGTGGCCAAAGATGGCGGCACCATCACCGTCGAACCGATTCGCGGCCTGAAGGTGGAAAAGGACCTGCTGGTGGACATGGAGCCGTTCTTCGACTCCTACAAGGCCATCATGCCGTACTTCATCAACGAGTCGCCGGCCCCCGCCGCCGAACGCATTCAGTCCGAGGAAGAGGCCGAGCGCATGGCCCACTCGAGCAACTGCATCCTGTGCGCGGCCTGCACCACCAGTTGCCCGATCTTCTGGGTCAACGGCTCGTACCTGGGGCCAGCCGCGATTGTCCAGGCGCACCGCTTCATCTTCGACAGCCGCGACGAGGCCACGCACCAGCGCCTGAACATCATGAACCAGAACACCGGCGTGTGGCGCTGCCGGACCGCCTACAACTGCACCGAGGCGTGCCCCCGCGACATCCCGATCACCCAGCTGATCGAGGAAGTCAAGCGCGCGGTGATGTACCAGCAGGCGTAA
- a CDS encoding barstar family protein — protein MQVFDQAPEGIQKAPHEPRMLAAGYQVALREVDFSDVHDKDSLMLAMLRGLALTDNFGRNWDALYDVLTDPDARPDRLGLLLCDFKNFRHRHPHLSGDLERVMLDAQRDVTTQGRQLWLLSEELDSDPNSW, from the coding sequence ATGCAAGTGTTTGACCAGGCCCCCGAGGGCATCCAGAAAGCCCCCCACGAGCCGCGCATGCTGGCGGCCGGGTACCAGGTGGCCCTGCGCGAGGTGGACTTCTCGGATGTACACGATAAGGACTCGTTGATGCTGGCGATGCTGCGTGGCCTGGCCCTGACCGACAACTTCGGGCGCAACTGGGACGCCCTGTACGACGTGCTGACCGATCCCGACGCGCGGCCCGACCGGCTGGGGCTGCTGCTGTGCGACTTCAAAAATTTTCGCCACCGTCATCCACACCTGAGCGGTGATCTGGAGCGCGTGATGCTCGACGCTCAGCGCGACGTCACCACCCAGGGCCGTCAGCTGTGGCTGCTCTCGGAAGAGCTGGACAGCGACCCCAACAGCTGGTAA
- a CDS encoding COG1470 family protein: MKKLLIPPAVLGLSALLAACGGGTTPPSSSAFALTVNVAGVSGAPVKITNTISNTTLFDGTLTGSKTFGDVAAGSVLNVQGGAVNSYATPAAQSVTLDNNKSVTLEYKAAAQAGVAVSNTQISGKIGGTDLQIDSANLLSHSDPFFGEAVVRSNVLTLDLALLVPAPDDLLGGFYSTGCSGTNTDASALILDSLSLNAYSPQGDLIGTIREKIVSGPDAALPNALVYRLYSDRAFIFRGECQYNLTDGTVITEKNDIQAVKGWNTLVFAGEGQNVTVKNAASGNRAELTFTSAAPRVAVRLDPESLTFSDEDQLTVNARLIQIGNYSGVVKLSTDIAGLSVEPATLTLNPLPKMSGQSTGGQSARLKMMDLQPQLLATKLTFKYTGTTNLSNKQFEVLVKDSNAKQVGSGTGKITVTRAGIAVFLGTQDLELPPSSSRVLPVMLNSVGNFRGKVTVSVSGLPSGVSTTPVDVDLNGYGSAQLVLTSSAALKSGTYPLTITAQSGASVTRADFNLVVPRPTVSVKLGSTSFYPLLPQGETTTVAVELQSQNGFSGSTSVQITGLPIGVTSAPVNARITPNTTTTVQVPLTATVDAKLGSSSALVSSPYQVLNQSTYERTLNLNVVPARVALGPNVGFALAAGSEGIWFTSSVYDTTQTNYIHTVKHIVAGKITASHNVKNSASNLLSMSDGSVLAFDTSSADTFQISDQGVKALSSKPYALASAPTNGAMDGQNRIWFIQETPVGIGGVERNLAYWDVVTGSITTIRSPHNFNTSGAFTRSNDGRIILYTSYALPKALKIDTSTGAVSEIGLSIGGEPGSVSYRTDGLVYFLRNRQLSRINSDDSITTLDGIGMVERILGFDRKNPDILWAISDSSVLKVNVLTNEVIKTFVGNSAGVLLTDGGVGLIISQWASTGSGYDRFLSILR; encoded by the coding sequence ATGAAGAAACTTCTGATTCCGCCTGCTGTCCTCGGCCTGAGCGCCCTCCTTGCTGCCTGTGGTGGCGGCACCACACCCCCATCTTCCTCCGCCTTTGCCCTGACCGTGAACGTTGCCGGCGTCTCAGGTGCCCCGGTCAAGATCACTAACACCATCAGCAACACCACTCTCTTCGACGGTACTCTGACCGGCAGCAAGACGTTCGGTGATGTCGCCGCCGGCAGTGTGCTGAACGTGCAGGGCGGCGCGGTGAACAGCTACGCCACCCCTGCCGCCCAGAGCGTGACCCTCGACAATAACAAGAGCGTGACGCTGGAGTACAAGGCCGCGGCGCAGGCTGGTGTCGCCGTGAGCAACACCCAGATTTCAGGAAAGATTGGAGGAACGGACCTGCAGATCGACAGCGCCAATCTTCTGAGCCATAGCGATCCATTCTTTGGCGAGGCCGTGGTCAGGAGCAATGTGCTGACCCTGGATCTCGCTCTGCTGGTCCCAGCCCCAGATGACCTGCTGGGCGGCTTCTACTCAACGGGCTGCAGCGGGACCAACACAGATGCCAGCGCCCTCATTCTGGACAGTCTGAGCCTGAATGCCTACAGCCCTCAGGGTGACTTGATTGGAACCATTCGAGAAAAGATCGTCAGTGGCCCAGACGCTGCGCTGCCCAACGCACTGGTGTACCGCCTGTATTCAGACCGTGCCTTCATCTTCAGGGGAGAGTGTCAGTACAACCTCACAGACGGCACGGTCATCACCGAGAAGAATGACATCCAGGCCGTCAAGGGCTGGAACACGCTGGTCTTCGCAGGTGAGGGGCAGAACGTCACGGTTAAGAATGCCGCATCCGGCAACCGTGCCGAGTTGACTTTCACTTCCGCCGCGCCGAGGGTCGCTGTGCGCCTCGACCCGGAAAGTCTGACGTTTTCCGACGAAGACCAGCTTACGGTAAACGCCCGCTTGATCCAGATCGGTAATTATTCCGGCGTTGTGAAACTTTCTACCGACATCGCCGGGCTGAGTGTGGAGCCAGCCACCCTGACGCTAAATCCTCTGCCCAAAATGAGCGGACAGTCGACGGGTGGGCAGTCAGCGCGGCTGAAGATGATGGATCTGCAACCTCAGTTGCTGGCCACCAAACTGACGTTCAAATACACGGGCACAACCAATCTGTCCAATAAACAGTTTGAAGTCCTGGTCAAGGATTCAAATGCCAAGCAGGTGGGGAGCGGCACCGGGAAGATCACAGTGACCCGCGCTGGCATCGCAGTGTTTCTGGGCACTCAGGATCTGGAGTTGCCGCCCAGCAGCAGCCGTGTCCTTCCCGTGATGCTAAATAGTGTTGGAAATTTCAGGGGCAAGGTCACGGTCAGCGTTAGCGGCCTTCCCAGTGGTGTCTCGACCACGCCAGTAGATGTCGATCTCAACGGCTATGGCTCAGCACAGCTGGTCCTGACGAGCAGCGCCGCACTCAAAAGCGGTACATACCCGTTGACGATTACGGCCCAGAGTGGCGCGTCTGTTACCAGGGCGGACTTCAATCTGGTTGTTCCCAGACCTACTGTGTCGGTCAAGCTGGGCAGCACTTCCTTTTACCCATTGCTGCCCCAGGGTGAGACAACGACCGTTGCGGTGGAGTTACAAAGTCAGAACGGCTTTAGCGGATCCACAAGCGTGCAGATTACGGGGTTGCCCATTGGGGTGACGAGTGCGCCAGTGAACGCCAGAATTACCCCAAACACCACCACCACAGTTCAGGTGCCATTGACGGCTACAGTCGATGCGAAACTGGGGAGCTCCAGCGCCCTTGTGAGTTCACCCTATCAGGTTCTGAATCAGTCTACTTACGAGAGAACGCTCAACCTCAACGTGGTTCCAGCACGGGTGGCGCTGGGGCCAAACGTTGGGTTTGCCCTGGCGGCAGGGAGCGAGGGCATCTGGTTCACCTCATCGGTCTACGACACTACGCAAACGAACTACATCCACACGGTCAAGCACATTGTCGCGGGCAAAATCACCGCAAGCCACAATGTCAAGAACAGTGCCTCAAATCTACTTTCAATGTCCGATGGATCTGTTCTTGCCTTTGATACTTCTAGCGCTGACACTTTCCAAATCTCTGATCAGGGCGTCAAAGCCCTGTCCAGCAAGCCCTATGCTTTGGCCAGCGCTCCAACCAACGGCGCCATGGATGGTCAGAACAGAATCTGGTTCATTCAGGAAACACCAGTAGGAATTGGCGGTGTTGAACGTAATCTGGCCTATTGGGATGTAGTCACAGGCTCCATCACAACGATTCGCAGTCCCCACAATTTCAATACAAGTGGGGCCTTCACCCGGAGCAACGACGGACGCATCATCCTCTATACCTCGTACGCACTTCCAAAAGCTCTGAAAATCGATACGAGTACAGGAGCAGTTTCAGAGATTGGTTTGTCAATTGGAGGTGAGCCTGGCAGTGTGTCCTACCGAACCGATGGCCTGGTCTATTTCCTGCGCAATCGACAGCTCAGCCGGATCAATTCTGACGACTCCATTACAACGCTAGACGGTATTGGGATGGTCGAAAGAATTCTGGGATTCGACAGGAAGAATCCAGACATTCTGTGGGCGATCTCAGACAGCTCGGTGCTCAAAGTTAACGTGCTAACGAATGAAGTTATCAAAACTTTCGTAGGCAACTCTGCCGGTGTGCTACTTACTGATGGGGGGGTGGGCCTCATAATTTCGCAATGGGCCTCGACAGGTAGTGGTTATGATCGGTTCCTGAGCATTCTGCGTTAG